taataatataaatatgatcgtcgaaaatgataataaaagaatgtcaacaaagaagataataaattaaatcaaaatgtcaaaagataataaatcaattacaatgtcatggctaataataattataaattaattatgtataaaataaaattacattcaagtaattacaataaaatacaatgtcaatttcaaataaaatcgtCCACAGAATATATATCcaacaaaaggttttttagATGGTGACCGAAtgatacgtcacatacctcattTTTTATACTAGTGGGTAGCTCATATAACGTCGGACCGATAACGCGCGGGTTCTTAGTGGCGACAGTGGTACGTCGCGGAACTGTCCGCAGCCGACCAGCGCTGCGCAGCGCACGTCCGCCGCCGTCATACCTATCGAACATAGACAGGTTCTGGCGCACATACATCACCACATCGTACACATAccacaatgtaacatttttgaatttacgtcatttcgcaaggtgttttggctgaggagaagaagtcacaagaaactgcaacagcaacacatcttttaaatcaacgatgtaccctcattgattacaagttatttaataactagaggaacacatcattaattttataataagctttttttacataaaataagctttacatgagctttaaatttattttctgacaaataaaaaatattatctggtattttattgtaaaaacgtataatatatatttaataaggaCTTTATTAAAAAGGCTTATTGTGCTCACATCGAAATGAACTCTCGGCAACATGATCTAAATACATAAAAAGATACGGAATCTGGTTTGAATACGACAACTACATACATAACaagatacttacctactgtGTTTATTGTAAGAGCTGGGCAGTCTCACTGCTAGCGATTTGCGATTTGACAACCgcgccaagtaattaatgtcatATTAAGTCATGATATTCGAGAtaatggtactaattcctgtaaataccatctaattttattttaagttatatctgtcattttcttatccgccgaaaagaaaagggacgggtaatcgacaagcataaaatttatggaacacacgtcaattttaagcaaaaatctaaaccaaccatctaaaaaatttacatcagtcaataacccgacacattcatttactcattcttcctaaaattaagagctgtgaatcatccgtccctttccttttcgacggatatgaaaatgacggatataacttaaaataaatattaggcggtgtctgcaggaatcggggccattatgttacAAGCAggttataaaaaacaaaaaaaaaatgcgtttgTTTACGTCTGTACGTCTTTCTTACTCCCtatcttatttacttatttgcgGCATGCCGGTTTCTCGGAATCGCTcgctcaaagtgtaactatgttacctactgaataaagatatgtgTATGGATTTACGGTTTAATTACTTTCGTTTTTCGTTCATTCGATCGtgtgtaataatatatttttggtgCAAAAAAAGTGAATGTGCAGAATAGAGGGTATATTCAGCTGTGCTCGATGATCATCGTCTATGAACGGACCGATCGTAAGCGTCTGTAGTGTAAAGGAGgtataatatttgaatttagtCATAACGGAGAAAACCAcagggcttagcaccgtaagcgcgcgactctttcttgcCTCGGCATACGTCACTCacacacagtactgcacagaaagagacagacgatctccgTCGCGGTGAGAAAGAGTCGAGGCCCGCAGCTCATCATAACCGACCGCTACAAGTGTGACCATATAGGAtccaattaaatatattattgaaaCCCAAATGATGTAACATAGTGACATACGCGTAAGTGATCGTATTTCGAAGCCAAgctatttacatattattatgtttaaactTTTAAGTATTATACAAACTGAATGTCGAAATGCGTATGTAAAGAAATGGTACCTTAGAGCTAATATGCAACACGTGCTAATTGCAGCGTCAAAATTAGAAGTAAATTCTGACTGCCTGTTGGGTCTACATGACCATCGCgctgcgaattatatcgaccaataaacgcagcgaatgctatctacgtagatatacgtcgaacggctattggcCGAAGCCCTCGATAATACTCGCGCCGCGCGCATCGCGGATGCCCGTATTCATAATAATCGTATTAATTACCTAAACTGTTActggaaataaatttattttattctttattattatatgtttatgTGTTCAATATTTTCATAtctgtggaattttccatcgcaaatgtatagaattgaaaataattgaaaaaaacttgtaacgcctgccgcgttttactactgagtgtaattgctcttgtttttctgttaggaactatcaaaaagttatcattgaaaacacttaaaaactactgcttaaaactaaaatattattacataaataaacatatactaattaatttaacaaaacatatctatttacaaaataattccgttaatattgtacgactttaataattatcacattgcgtaggtagccgtacctacattccacagccgagccgttactcttccggtcggatgttcgacacaatccttctgcctttgtagcgagaacacctcgattactcgtatattttttaaatacgtttttttactaattttgtctacgatataataatttatagtgttgtgttatccccattaattgggtaagtgtagcaattactatttttattagtttaaatatcaacgtagactagtacatgctttctttgttcattgcatgactgtcatttttcataatcatcgtgtaaatgtattttcacgctttagtgcttattttatatcataattagcaatcttttatgttcaaaacaacatttaaattgtcaatttttctaaattaattctacttaaccaacttaaagttatctttgtacctaagtactttccttgtttaaataattcttaaatggaacaatattaatgtacaaaatacgtttaatatcgttgctattaaaattattcagcttaaaatattcaattttactatttttttagatagttttttaaaacaactacctaccataaatttatcttgttctttgttctttttctaaatttattttgctaaattcacttttattgtgtgtaatttgctgacagccacatcttagattgctaagcttgcttgctatccacttcccatcttcaatcaagctaaggaatcggcatgtggcagtcagactgggaattcggacaattcttgaaatgactaattccgggttccagggttcacccttcgagttcagcaaccgctggacccactaccggtcctgtacttacctgcaccgtttcacctttcgggttctacaacccgctggatccactttcggtcctatacttaccccaccgcttctgctgccctgctgcgcgcgccggtgtaccccgtgtcgtcgtgggaagagttacagggaagtggtagttttcctactgcaccaaggttgctcagccagtatcaaattacctgcgacccagagatccgatctatgtacttgctagggatttaatgaaataaacttggtttaatttctatataccgttttattttccctagtaagtacaacctatttgattcgcgtgatagaatgcgacaatggcgcccaactaaggaaatactgagctgagtatcctttttgctggttttggcatttttggtcatctttggtgttggtctgattattttgtctagctctaagtgaattgtaactgcaacttttgtgtgctgtggttgctttgtgggaataccttactatttctctttcaaggtgattgcatacaattaaaaactcaaaatcgaacctaccacatcgcacagaaggaaaactttgattttgcactgccaacctctgtctatccctgtgttttaattgttgtgtacttttgatagtagcatttgttttcttgttattttccttctgccgtttgttgtgttttagttattaagacttcaggtacttgcaacacttactcaaaaaataactatacaactaaactaattacaatttaaacataaagtaatagagatgtctcgtccaattaaatatttatcacttcaGAAAGATGAACTCCTTTATGAAGTTCAATTGCGCGGTAAGAGTGGCAGTTCGGTTGTTGAACTTCGCAGGCTAATCGTGGATTTGGCGAAGGAGCAGGCCGCTGAAGACATCTTGGAGTCTCATTTGGAAGCTCCAGAGGATTTGGCTGGTGTCAAGGCTTCTATGATAAAGTCGCAGACGTATTTGGCTAATCTGAAAGCTAAAATGGATAAAACATTATACTTACGAACAGAAAATCTGCTCAATCATATCTACCACCGTCTTAATAGAATTCAAAATGTGCCTGATGAAGtcgataaaatatataaattatgtcaCTCAAACCTTTTGGTCCAGTACTCGGAATTTAAAACTCTCGCATCTGCAACTACATCCGATGTATCTGAAATTAAATCCACATCTAGTGCAGTTGTGGTCACTTGTGATAAAACCACAAATGCAGAATTAGCAAATCTAAAATACTCTGGAAAAACCTGTGTCCGCTCCTTCATTCAAAAGGTTAACGAATTTATTCAGGTCAGAAATATTAGCAAAGAAAAATTACTGACATTTGCCTACGAGATTTTTACTGGAGATGCACTGCACTGGTTTCGTTGCGTAAAAGACCGTGTTGAGTCATGGGACGAACTTGTAGTTCTATTGAAAAATGACTTTGGTCAAAAAGATTACGATTACCGTCTTCTTGCTGAAATACGTGCTCGTACGCAAGGCGAACATGAAAATATCACAATTTACTTATCAATAATGCATGGATTATTCGCTAGATTGGATAAAGCGCTATCTCAACAGGACCAATTAGAAATAATTCGCCATAACATTCGTCCCTGTTACGCTAGCACGCTTGCTGCAGTTTCCAATATAACTGATTTGGAGACGTTAAAACAATGTTGTCGCAACTACGAAGACGTTCAATCTTGTTTGAAACAATTTCGTGAACCACCAAAACCAAATTCAAATACTTTAGCACCTGAGTTTGCTTATAATCAGCCTAATACTTCACCTGGGAGCTACATaaggaataattataataatcaaaataggtacaataatcAAAATCCACCAACAAACAACAACTACAATCGCAACTGTTAtgctacaaataataataaacacgaaATAAACAAGCCCAATGCGGTATCGGTTAACGCAGTTTCTATCGATGTTGATGCGGTGTCTCCTCGCAACGTGTTCTGTCCCAGGTGCCGTAAATCAACTCATAGTCTACGTCAATGTAAGGAACCGCATTTTCCAGTATGTTTTAAATGCGGCAAGAAAGATGTTAGATATCCCGAATGCCCTGTTTGCCACAAATATACCGGTAATTCAAAAAACTAAATACTAGGGATCGTAGTGACCGTGGAGCAACTTCAAAACAATCTAAAGAAGATTGGGATAAATGGTTGGACTacatttctaaatatttttccttctgCACTGTCACTTCGATCCGAAATATGAATATCAACTCACGGCCTTATGCGACCGTAACTATATCTGATATTACTATAACTGGCTTACTGGATAGTGGATCGTGTGTTTCTATATTAGGACACGACACCCACTTACATTTTCAGAAATTGGGCTTCAAATTAACTTTACACAATAATCCCTTACATTTCATCTCAGCAAGTGGACATAAACTGAATGCTATTGGCACCATGTATCTTCCTATTACTTTTCAAAACCAACTTCATACACTGCAAATCTACGTCGTTCCAAGCATTCAAAACACGCTTATTCTTGGAATGGACTTCTGGACTGTGTTCGGAATCTTCCCCAAACATCTGCATTCTGTCATTCTATCTAAAGAATTGGACTTGACTTCAGCAAATGTGGCCGCTAACCAGGCACACATCTGCCCCTATGATAGTCTCACAGGCGCCCAGAGGGTTACTGCTGATAACATCATCTCTCAGTTTCAGAACATATCTTACGAGGAACGAGGACTAGGTCGTACTTCTTTAATTTGTCATACTATTGATACTGGGGATGCTGCCCCCATTCGTCAAAGATATTACCGTATGTCACCTGAGAAGCAAAAGCTCTTAACAGAGCAACTTGATGAAATGCTGAGGGAGGATGTTGTCGAGCCTTGTGAGAGCCCTTGGTCGTCTCCCGTTTTACTGACTCCTAAAAAGAATGGAGAGCTGCGTTTCTGTCTCGACAGTAGGAAATTAAACGCTGTCACCAAGAAAGACGCTTACAGACTTCCCTACATCTCCGAAATTTTGGACAACCTGCGTGATGCGAAGTATCTTACTAGTTTAGATTTGTCCAAGAGCTTTTggcaaattttaataaaggaggAAGATAGGTGCAAGACGGCATTCTACATACCATCCAGGGGAACCTTTCAATTTAAATCTATGCCATTCGGCCTAACAAATGCACCAGCTACCCAACAACGTTTGGTGGACGTACTCTTCTATGGCCCTGAATTTGAAAATATGGTCTTCGTTTTTGTAGATGACATCATTATTGTCTCACCCACCTTTGAGAAGCATATCTCTCTTCTGCTAAGAGTTCTCGAGAAACTTAAGTCAGCTAATCTGACGATAAATTTTAAGAAAAGCCAATTTTTCAGGAGCCAACTTAAGTACTTGGGCTACGTAGTGGACTCTAACGGCCTTCATCCTGACCCAGAAAAGGTCGAAGCCATTGTGAACCATCCAACACCTACTAATCGCAAGGAAGTTCGGCGATTTATAGGTGCTTCTTCTTGGTACAGGAGGTTCATCCCTGATTTCAGCACTCTCGCAGCCCCTCTTAATAAATTGACTTCGCAGGGAAAGAATGTCCCGCCCTTTGTTTGGTCTTCGGAGGCCAATACAGCTTTCTCAAAACTAAAGGGAAGTTTAGTATCCGCCCCTATACTTACCTGCCCTGACTACTCCAAGCCATTCGAAGTCCATACTGACGCAAGCGACTTCGGCATTGGTGCTGTCTTGACTCAGAGACAAGATGGTGAGGAGAAAGTCATAGCTTATATGAGCAAATCCTTATCTAATCAGGAGCGCAACTATAGCGCGACTGAAAGAGAAGCGCTCGCTGTCTTGATAGCCATAGAACATTGGCGATGCTATCTGGAAAACGGAATGAAGTTTACTGTTTTCACAGACCATTCCGCCCTAAAATggtttttaaatctaaataacCCTACCGGTAGACTAGCTCGCTGGGGCGTACGTTTATCGGcctataattttgaaataaagcaTCGACGTGGCAAGGACAATGTCATTCCAGATTTTCTTTCCCGTGCTGTACCCATTTCGGCGGTAACAACGGATCCTTCCAGCTCCAACGACCTTGTTCCTGCCACATCGGACAGTTGGTACTTAAATATCTTCAACGGTTGCATAAATACACCATCTTCTTATCTAAATTACAGAGTAACTGATAACAAGCTGTTTCGATTTGTCAAGAGTTTAAACCCGTTGACTAGAGAATTCGAGTGGAAGGAGGTTATTCCTCTGGAACGGCGTAAGGACATCATTACAAAAAATCATAGCGAACCCACATCGGGACATTTCGGTATCTTCAAGACTAACAAACGTCTCTCGTTAAACTATTTCTGGCCAAATATGCACCGCGACGTCACCAACTTCGTTAACATGTGCGATACATGCAATTCTCACAAACATGCAAATCACGCAACCCTTGGTGTCATGGGTCGACCCAAAGAGTGTTCCAGACCTTTTCAGATGATCAGCATGGATCTCGTTGGACCCCTACCCCCAACAAGACGTCAAAACTCTTACTTGTTTGTGGTAACGTGCTGCTTCTCTAAATATACACTCATTTTCCCCATACGTCGTGCTACTGCTGATATTATAACACGGATTCTCGAGGAGCAGGTCTTTCTGGTTCACGGAGTTCCAAGTACTGTCCTTATGGATAATGGTAAACAGTTTGTTAGCAATACTTTGAAACAACTGTTTACTAATTACAAGATACCAAATGTACAGTACTGCCCTAAGTATACTGCTcaagttaattctgtcgagCGATACAATAAAACGATTATGGTTGCCGTATCAAGCTTTATTGAAAACGACCATCGACATTGGGACCTAAATAttgcaaaaatacaatttgccCTAAATAGTTCTGTGAATGAAGTTACCAGATTCACACCAGCATTTCTGATATACGGGCGAGAACTCGTCACTTGCGGGTCTCATTACTTGGACACAGTCGTTGCGGAAGATCTGATTTTCAGCCCCAGAGACGAGTATGCCGAAAACATAGGTGCGCttcgtaaaatatttgaaaaagtgCAAGCCTCTCTAATAAAAGCACACTCAAGAAATAGTGGCTACTATAATTTACGTCGTAAAAACGTAGAATTCAATGTGGGAGACACAGTATGGAAACGCACCTATTACCAGAGCGACAAGGACAATAGATTTTCCAAAAAACTAGCACCTAAATTCATAAAATGCAAAGTTGTTGCTAAAAGATCTCCGTTGGTCTATGATTTAGAGGACGAACGAGGAGTAAGTTTGGGTACATGGcatgtcaaggatattaaacttacaaactattctaaataattatatctaaacttttacctaactaaaataaaactttctatatttacaaaacttccttgctgggatggaagtgagagaaaaacatagaatcccccagctgcttactaattctcgagcagactgtaagagtcagtcaagagattgatgtgtaataccatctaacgccttaggcctgccaaaaacttaaatcttgagcatggcatgcgtcttctaatatcttctaatattctctaaaaataccttaaatactactttataaaaaaaaaaaacaaaaactacacttactaaaactaccaaaacttatactaaaaaatccaaaactagcctaaaacaatgtcttacttactaaaactacctaccgtcttaaatatatttacttatatatagtatttctaatttttcttttttacaaaaaaaaatattgaatctccaggccctacccctaggacattctaattattttatcttcggccctaccccgaagataagaaaattatactataaaaagaaaaaaacggttaccttaaatctcctattgattacgtgtgagtactaagctgcggttaaaagtctagtactctttttggaaaggacgcagtcacttaaaactaaataagataactgtttgtgtgtgaaagggatgaaagaaagtaggggggtgaatggaagggttgaaatgaatgtgtaccacgtaatttttagaatggtcaatagtaagaaggacagactaggttacattttagtcagcggattttcttagcgaaaatcctacccaaaaaaggggggtatgtaacgcctgccgcgttttactactgagtgtaattgctcttgtttttctgttaggaactatcaaaaagttatcattgaaaacacttaaaaactactgcttaaaactaaaatattattacataaataaacatatactaattaatttaacaaaacatatctatttacaaaataattccgttaatattgtacgactttaataattatcacattgcgtaggtagccgtacctacattccacagccgagccgttactcttccggtcggatgttcgacacaatccttctgcctttgtagcgagaacacctcgattactcgtatattttttaaatacgtttttttactaattttgtctacgatataataatttatagtgttgtgttatccccattaattgggtaagtgtagcaattactatttttattagtttaaatatcaacgtagactagtacatgctttctttgttcattgcatgactgtcatttttcataatcatcgtgtaa
This genomic interval from Pectinophora gossypiella chromosome Z, ilPecGoss1.1, whole genome shotgun sequence contains the following:
- the LOC126380141 gene encoding uncharacterized protein K02A2.6-like, translating into MHRDVTNFVNMCDTCNSHKHANHATLGVMGRPKECSRPFQMISMDLVGPLPPTRRQNSYLFVVTCCFSKYTLIFPIRRATADIITRILEEQVFLVHGVPSTVLMDNGKQFVSNTLKQLFTNYKIPNVQYCPKYTAQVNSVERYNKTIMVAVSSFIENDHRHWDLNIAKIQFALNSSVNEVTRFTPAFLIYGRELVTCGSHYLDTVVAEDLIFSPRDEYAENIGALRKIFEKVQASLIKAHSRNSGYYNLRRKNVEFNVGDTVWKRTYYQSDKDNRFSKKLAPKFIKCKVVAKRSPLVYDLEDERGVSLGTWHVKDIKLTNYSK